Proteins co-encoded in one Sebastes umbrosus isolate fSebUmb1 chromosome 20, fSebUmb1.pri, whole genome shotgun sequence genomic window:
- the LOC119479214 gene encoding poly [ADP-ribose] polymerase tankyrase-2-like: protein MGHRELKEIGVNAYGHRHKILKGVERLISGPQSVNPYLTLNTANSGTILIDLAADDKEFQSVEEVNNVSTFNNEKKKNQDVNVYSVYRYCAWGGHRS from the exons ATGGGTCACCGCGAGCTGAAGGAGATCGGTGTCAACGCCTACGGACACCGACACAAGATCCTCAAAGGAGTGGAGAGGCTCATCAGCGGGCCGCAGA gtgtgaACCCCTACCTGACGCTGAATACAGCCAACAGCGGGACGATCCTGATCGACCTCGCAGCCGACGACAAAGAGTTCCAGTCGGTGGAGGAGGTAAACAACGTTTCTACCTTTAataatgagaagaagaagaatcaagATGTCAATGTGTACTCGGTGTACAGATACTGTGCTTGGGGGGGTCACCGGAGTTGA
- the LOC119479660 gene encoding D(5)-like dopamine receptor — protein MESFYNESQNQNQEHLDRYRVVTAAVSDSSGPGGGVSLRALTGCVLCVLIVSTLLGNTLVCAAVIKFRHLRSKVTNSFVISLAVSDLFVAVLVMPWRAVSEVAGVWLFGRFFCDTWVAFDIMCSTASILNLCVISMDRYWAISSPFRYERKMTRRFAYLMIGVAWTLSILISFIPVQLNWHRAHPDEDNPEDCNASLNRTYAISSSLISFYIPVVIMVGTYTRIFRIAQTQIRRISSLERSRAQNQRHRHRASTHDESSLKTSFKRETKVLKTLSIIMGVFVFCWLPFFVLNCVVPFCDPDQLGEPPCVSDTTFSIFVWFGWANSSLNPVIYAFNADFRKAFSTILGCNKYCSSSAVEAVDFSNELVSYHHDTTMQKEACGAMQREACGAMQGPGGQRLMPPPPPLQHTDGDLEQNFVKVSVISDDSRNHSNLLLPAILQYECEAEISLDMLPFSSSGPNDCYVIPGQIQDL, from the exons ATGGAGAGCTTTTATAATGAGagccagaaccagaaccaggagcACCTGGACCGGTACCGGGTGGTCACAGCAGCGGTGTCGGACAGCTCCGGACCGG gtggaggtgtcaGCCTCCGCGCGCTGACCGGCTGCGTCCTGTGCGTCCTGATCGTCTCCACGCTGCTGGGCAACACGCTGGTGTGCGCCGCGGTCATCAAGTTCCGCCACCTGCGCTCCAAAGTCACCAACTCGTTCGTGATCTCTCTGGCGGTGTCCGACCTGTTCGTGGCCGTGCTGGTGATGCCCTGGAGGGCGGTGTCCGAGGTCGCCGGCGTCTGGCTCTTCGGCCGCTTCTTCTGCGACACCTGGGTGGCCTTTGACATCATGTGCTCCACCGCGTCCATCCTCAACCTGTGCGTCATCAGCATGGACCGCTACTGGGCCATCTCCAGCCCCTTCAGGTACGAGCGCAAAATGACGCGCAGGTTCGCCTACCTGATGATCGGCGTCGCGTGGACTCTCTCCATCCTCATCTCCTTCATCCCCGTGCAGCTCAACTGGCACCGCGCGCACCCGGACGAGGACAACCCGGAGGACTGCAACGCGAGCCTGAACCGGACCTACGCCATCTCCTCGTCTCTCATCAGCTTCTACATCCCCGTGGTGATCATGGTGGGCACGTACACGCGCATTTTCCGCATCGCACAAACCCAAATCAGACGCATCTCGTCTTTGGAGAGGTCCCGTGCGCAAAACCAGCGCCACCGGCACCGCGCGTCAACGCACGACGAGAGCTCTCTGAAAACCTCTTTCAAGAGAGAAACCAAAGTGCTGAAGACTCTGTCCATCATCATGGGAGTGTTCGTGTTCTGCTGGCTGCCGTTCTTCGTGCTGAACTGCGTGGTTCCGTTCTGCGACCCGGACCAGCTCGGAGAGCCGCCGTGCGTCAGCGACACCACCTTCAGCATCTTCGTGTGGTTCGGCTGGGCCAACTCATCCCTGAACCCGGTCATCTACGCCTTCAACGCGGACTTCAGGAAGGCCTTCTCCACCATCCTGGGCTGCAACAAGTACTGCTCCTCCTCCGCGGTGGAGGCGGTGGACTTCAGCAACGAGCTGGTGTCTTATCACCACGACACCACCATGCAGAAGGAGGCCTGCGGGGCCATGCAGAGGGAGGCCTGCGGGGCCATGCAGGGCCCTGGAGGCCAGAGACTCATGCCACCGCCGCCACCGCTGCAGCACACAGATGGAGATCTGGAGCAGAACTTTGTCAAAGTTTCTGTCATTTCTGATGATTCCCGCAACCACAGCAACTTACTGCTGCCCGCCATCCTGCAGTACGAGTGCGAGGCGGAGATCTCTTTAGACATGTTGCCCTTCAGCTCCTCCGGACCCAACGACTGTTATGTGATCCCCGGTCAGATCCAGGACCTGTGA
- the LOC119480008 gene encoding neoverrucotoxin subunit alpha-like, translated as MAVAALGRPFTLGMLYDGRKDELIPGSTLWNETTLQKNTVRSSHHSSKFEITTSDSIEDKSSLLDVDASLKASFLSGLIEVEGSAKYLNEHKKFKNQSRVTCQYKATTDFTQLLMIDIATMNTQQTDVIEKGFATHVVTGILYGANAFFVFDSEQLEASSVQDIQGSMKAVINKIPSFNIEGKVDIKLSDKEKALSEKFSCKFFGDFILESNPSTFVDAVKTYIQLPKLLGEKAENGVPVKVWLMPLKNLNPQAAELTSVISVGIVRKAQEALQDLHHLEKRCNDSLEDKVVTDFPQIHEKLSSFQTLCVDFRSVLQQTMTRKIPLIRAGEEDESKLKEVLEDRDKSPFSHEKLTEWLDNKEREITIIRSCVETMEGVKIVLNQSELDREVFAPDVEDALCFVFTSLESADPCLDEMANYLNSSNSRCTNEDPWYISSEVITKMRDKAKAFQDLPKALKNSSRFSFLVAAVANEKYKGASIYHYKNGNLVTDDFSKPDITDVENVTDRRDLIWYARELTLDPDTACPTLTLSEDNKKATHGARQSYPELPQRFDPYPQVLCREELTGRCYWELEWSAGGTENVAVGVCYRGLFRKGEDDWCRLGNNAMSWCLGRLWFSPKATLFAMYDSQSHYLPFPDFTRLGVYLDWPAGTLSYYKVSSDTLSHIHTFRNKFSEPVYPAFRIWNESYCVLLCL; from the exons ATGGCGGTGGCTGCCCTGGGACGACCATTCACCTTAGGAATGTTGTATGACGGTCGCAAAGATGAACTGATACCAG GTTCCACATTGTGGAATGAAACAACTCTGCAAAAGAACACTGTTAGGAGCTCTCACCACAGCAGTAAATTCGAAATAACCACATCTGATTCTATTGAAGACAAGTCCTCCCTGCTGGATGTTGATGCTTCTCTGAAGGCCAGTTTCCTGAGTGGACTGATTGAAGTTGAAGGATCTGCCAAGTATCTGAATGAACATAAGAAATTCAagaatcagagcagagtgacGTGTCAGTACAAAGCTACCACGGACTTCACACAGCTGTTAATGATTGACATTGCAACCATGAATACCCAACAGACGGATGTTATTGAAAAGGGCTTTGCAACACATGTAGTCACAGGTATCCTTTATGGGGCAAatgctttctttgtgtttgaCAGTGAGCAGTTGGAAGCCAGCAGCGTTCAGGACATCCAGGGCAGCATGAAAGCTGTGATAAATAAGATCCCCTCATTTAATATTGAGGGAAAAGTTGACATCAAGCTGTCTGATAAAGAAAAAGCCCTGTCTGAGAAATTCTCCTGCAAATTCTTTGGAGACTTCATTCTTGAAAGCAACCCTTCAACATTTGTAGATGCAGTGAAGACCTACATACAACTTCCAAAGCTACTGGGAGAAAAGGCAGAGAACGGTGTGCCAGTGAAGGTCTGGCTGATGCCACTGAAGAACTTGAATCCCCAAGCTGCTGAGCTGACGAGTGTGATCAGCGTTGGAATAGTGAGGAAGGCTCAAGAAGCTCTACAGGACCTGCATCATCTGGAAAAACGATGCAATGATTCTCTGGAGGACAAGGTAGTGACAGATTTTCCACAAATTCATGAAAAGTTGAGCAGTTTCCAGACACTCTGTGTCGATTTCAGATCTGTACTCCAACAGACCATGACGAGGAAGATTCCCTTGATCAGGGCAGGTGAAGAAGATGAGAGCAAATTAAAAGAAGTCTTAGAAGACCGAGACAAGTCACCATTCAGTCACGAGAAATTAACCGAGTGGCTGgataataaagagagagaaatcacCATCATCCGGTCCTGTGTAGAGACCATGGAGGGAGTAAAGATCGTCCTGAATCAGTCCGAGCTGGACAGAGAGGTTTTTGCTCCAGATGTAGAAGAtgctctgtgctttgttttcaCCTCCCTGGAGAGTGCTGACCCCTGCCTTGATGAGATGGCAAACTACTTGAATTCATCCAATTCAAGATGTACAAATGAAGATCCGTGGTACATCTCAAGTGAAGTGATAACCAAAATGAGAGACAAAGCCAAAGCTTTCCAAGATCTTCCCAAAGCCTTGAAGAACAGCAGCAGATTCTCTTTCCTTGTAGCTGCCGTTGCAAATGAGAAATACAAAGGAGCAAGCATCTACCATTACAAGAACGGCAATCTGGTCACTGATGACTTCTCAAAGCCTGACATCACTGATGTGGAAAATGTAACAGACAGAAGAGATTTAATCTGGT ATGCCCGTGAGCTCACCCTGGACCCAGACACAGCCTGCCCGACCCTAACTCTGTCTGAGGACAACAAGAAGGCGACACACGGAGCACGGCAGTCGTATCCTGAACTCCCACAGAGATTTGATCCTTATCCTCAGGTTCTGTGCAGAGAGGAGCTGACTGGGCGCTGTTACTGGGAGTTGGAGTGGAGTGCTGGCGGCACTGAGAatgttgctgttggtgtttgCTACAGAGGACTGTTCAGGAAAGGAGAAGATGACTGGTGCAGGCTTGGAAATAATGCCATGTCCTGGTGTCTCGGCCGCCTGTGGTTCTCACCCAAAGCTACTCTCTTTGCAATGTATGATAGTCAGAGCCATTATTTGCCTTTTCCTGACTTCACCCGGCTGGGAGTGTATCTGGACTGGCCTGCCGGCACTCTGTCTTACTACAAGGTCTCATCCGACACACTGAGTCACATCCACACCTTCCGCAACAAGTTCTCTGAGCCTGTTTACCCAGCCTTCAGGATTTGGAATGAATCCTACTGCGTGTTGCTGTGTCTGTAA